A section of the Thermotoga caldifontis AZM44c09 genome encodes:
- a CDS encoding ABC transporter ATP-binding protein encodes MKTGQKLLEVRNLKKYFPIEKGLFKKVVGYVKAVDGISFDLFEGETLALVGESGCGKTTTARCILRAIDPTEGEILLNVDGKVVDVAKLSKKELKPLRRYMQLIFQNPYTSLNPRLKVKEIVGEPLLVNRIAKGKELEEKVAELLEAVGLRPEYMIRYPHAFSGGQRQRIVIARALALRPKLVICDEPVAALDVSIRAQILNLLMELQEKFKLTYLFISHDLSVVQHVSDRVAVMYLGRIVELAHTEELFNSPKHPYTESLLLSVPKPDPDAAGELKPIEGEVPSPINPPPGCHFHPRCPYAEEVCRTVVPEFRNVGSEEVPHYVACHFAEKLSLRSVRQL; translated from the coding sequence TTGAAAACGGGCCAGAAGTTGCTCGAAGTGAGGAATCTGAAAAAGTACTTTCCGATCGAAAAGGGTCTCTTCAAAAAAGTTGTGGGTTATGTCAAGGCGGTCGATGGAATAAGCTTCGATCTCTTCGAAGGTGAGACGCTCGCCCTTGTGGGAGAATCCGGTTGCGGTAAGACGACCACGGCGCGCTGCATACTGCGAGCGATCGATCCAACTGAAGGCGAGATACTGCTCAACGTCGATGGGAAAGTGGTCGACGTGGCGAAACTGTCGAAGAAAGAGCTGAAACCTCTGAGAAGGTACATGCAGCTGATCTTTCAGAACCCGTACACGTCCCTCAACCCGCGTTTGAAGGTCAAGGAGATCGTCGGAGAGCCTCTGCTCGTGAACAGAATAGCCAAGGGTAAGGAACTCGAGGAAAAAGTTGCCGAGTTGCTGGAAGCTGTTGGCCTCAGACCGGAATACATGATCAGGTATCCCCACGCGTTCAGCGGTGGTCAGAGACAGAGGATCGTCATCGCCAGGGCGCTGGCTCTCAGGCCGAAGCTCGTCATCTGCGACGAACCAGTGGCCGCATTGGATGTGTCGATTCGCGCTCAGATTCTCAACTTGCTCATGGAACTTCAGGAAAAGTTCAAACTGACGTACCTGTTCATCTCGCACGATTTGAGCGTTGTCCAGCACGTGAGCGACCGGGTAGCGGTGATGTACCTCGGAAGGATCGTTGAACTGGCGCACACGGAGGAGCTGTTCAACTCGCCGAAGCATCCTTACACTGAGTCCTTGCTACTGTCGGTTCCAAAACCTGATCCGGATGCGGCTGGAGAGTTGAAACCTATCGAGGGAGAGGTACCGAGCCCCATCAACCCACCACCCGGATGCCATTTTCATCCGAGATGTCCGTACGCGGAAGAAGTCTGCAGAACCGTGGTACCGGAGTTCCGCAACGTTGGTTCGGAGGAAGTCCCACACTATGTGGCCTGCCACTTCGCAGAAAAACTCTCTCTAAGGAGTGTGCGACAACTTTAG
- a CDS encoding ABC transporter substrate-binding protein: protein MKVRLLLMLVLTMAVVWAFGWGVYATPAEMEKLTGKKITQYKESPMLTELVKQGKLPPVEQRLPEEPLVVIPHEEVGQFGGTWRRVWKGLADQWGIYKIVEPHLVYWDMEGGSFLPGLAKAWDILENGRIYIFYLRKGVKWSDGHPYTADDILFWVEDIVGNDELTPTKPEWFKIGGVQTKVTKIDDYTIKFEFGKPYALFMPQVAYSTGFTGAPKHYLKQFHPKYTPMEKIQEEMRKVAGVNTWVDLFNQKNNIVRNVELPVLGTWKAITDPSEPFYVLERNPYFWAVDIEGNQLPYIDYIRHEYVTDNEIILLRAVSGQIDMQWRHIGGLASGAGNYTLLKENEKKGDYRVLNWIAANGSVSRVSLNPAHPDPVLRQVFNDVRFRRALSLAINREEISEVLFNGMAKPRQASFVSGSAYYDPEWEKAYADYDPDQANKLLDEMGLKWDAKHEYRLLPDGRPLRFTVEVTGQMHADIWTMVKEHWKKIGVWIEVNNIERSLLETRMGTGEYDAAVWAFDRAAQPLASPMLTFPGVTVYSDWWYAPWTTWIQAYLKGETPPADAEVPPEDVIRLVDLWLKIQTATSDEEIKEYMREVTKIHRENLWLIGTVGEDLSPAVVKNNFRNVPEKIVTDDVLRSPLNAMPMQFFIKQK from the coding sequence ATGAAGGTTCGCCTGCTGCTGATGTTAGTCCTGACAATGGCCGTGGTCTGGGCCTTCGGTTGGGGTGTGTACGCGACGCCTGCCGAGATGGAGAAGTTGACGGGCAAAAAGATCACGCAGTACAAGGAGTCTCCGATGCTGACGGAGCTTGTCAAGCAGGGAAAGTTGCCACCAGTTGAGCAGAGACTCCCGGAAGAACCTCTGGTGGTCATACCACACGAAGAGGTTGGCCAGTTCGGTGGAACGTGGAGGAGAGTCTGGAAGGGTCTGGCAGACCAGTGGGGAATCTACAAGATCGTGGAGCCGCACCTGGTGTACTGGGACATGGAAGGTGGTTCCTTCCTGCCCGGTCTTGCCAAGGCGTGGGACATACTCGAGAACGGAAGAATATACATCTTCTATCTGAGGAAAGGCGTCAAGTGGTCGGATGGACATCCTTACACAGCCGATGACATCCTCTTCTGGGTCGAGGACATCGTCGGGAACGATGAGCTCACACCGACCAAGCCAGAATGGTTCAAGATCGGTGGCGTGCAAACCAAGGTCACCAAGATCGACGATTACACGATCAAATTCGAATTCGGTAAGCCTTACGCACTGTTCATGCCCCAGGTAGCGTACAGCACCGGGTTCACTGGCGCTCCGAAACATTATCTCAAGCAGTTCCATCCGAAGTACACACCCATGGAGAAGATTCAGGAAGAGATGCGGAAAGTTGCCGGCGTCAACACGTGGGTCGATCTCTTCAACCAGAAGAACAACATCGTGAGGAACGTGGAACTGCCGGTGCTGGGAACCTGGAAAGCCATCACCGATCCGTCGGAACCCTTCTACGTGCTGGAGAGAAATCCGTACTTCTGGGCGGTGGACATCGAGGGTAACCAGCTGCCGTACATCGACTACATCAGACACGAATACGTGACAGACAACGAAATCATCCTGTTGAGGGCGGTGTCCGGTCAAATCGACATGCAGTGGAGGCACATAGGTGGTCTCGCGTCGGGAGCCGGCAACTACACACTGCTCAAGGAGAATGAGAAGAAAGGCGATTACAGGGTTCTGAACTGGATCGCAGCCAACGGGTCCGTCAGCAGGGTGTCGTTGAACCCGGCACATCCCGATCCAGTTTTGAGACAGGTGTTCAACGATGTGAGGTTCAGAAGGGCCCTGTCTCTGGCGATCAACAGGGAAGAGATCAGCGAAGTGCTGTTCAATGGTATGGCCAAACCGAGGCAGGCTTCGTTTGTCAGCGGTTCAGCTTACTACGATCCCGAGTGGGAGAAAGCCTACGCAGACTACGATCCAGACCAGGCGAACAAACTGCTCGATGAAATGGGTTTGAAATGGGATGCAAAGCACGAGTACAGATTGCTCCCGGATGGAAGACCGCTGAGGTTCACGGTCGAAGTCACAGGACAGATGCACGCAGACATCTGGACGATGGTGAAGGAGCACTGGAAGAAGATAGGTGTGTGGATCGAAGTGAACAACATCGAAAGGTCCCTGCTCGAAACCAGGATGGGTACCGGCGAATACGATGCGGCCGTGTGGGCGTTCGACAGAGCAGCCCAACCGCTCGCTTCCCCGATGCTCACCTTCCCCGGCGTGACTGTGTACAGTGATTGGTGGTACGCACCATGGACCACCTGGATCCAGGCGTATCTGAAGGGTGAAACACCTCCAGCCGATGCGGAGGTCCCGCCTGAAGATGTGATAAGACTCGTGGATCTGTGGCTCAAGATACAGACAGCCACGAGCGACGAAGAGATCAAAGAATACATGAGGGAAGTTACGAAGATCCACAGAGAGAACCTGTGGCTCATAGGCACGGTGGGTGAAGATCTGTCTCCAGCCGTGGTGAAGAACAACTTCAGAAACGTTCCGGAAAAGATCGTGACCGACGACGTGCTGAGAAGCCCGCTCAACGCCATGCCCATGCAGTTCTTCATCAAGCAGAAGTGA